A DNA window from Onychostoma macrolepis isolate SWU-2019 chromosome 13, ASM1243209v1, whole genome shotgun sequence contains the following coding sequences:
- the six3a gene encoding homeobox protein SIX3a, with translation MVFRSPLELYPSHFFLPNFADRPLLLASSAPSTRSPEDLSMFQLPTLNFSPEQVASVCETLEETGDIERLGRFLWSLPVAPGACEAINKHESILRARAVVAFHTGNFRDLYHILENHKFTKDSHGKLQAMWLEAHYQEAEKLRGRPLGPVDKYRVRKKFPLPRTIWDGEQKTHCFKERTRSLLREWYLQDPYPNPSKKRELAQATGLTPTQVGNWFKNRRQRDRAAAAKNRLQHQAIGQNGMRSLSESGCTPRSSAESPSTAASPTTSVSSMTERVDTGTSILSVTSSDSECDV, from the exons ATGGTTTTCAGATCGCCTTTAGAGCTTTATCCCTCTCATTTCTTCCTGCCAAACTTTGCTGATCGCCCTTTGCTCTTGGCGAGCAGTGCGCCCAGCACCAGGTCTCCCGAAGACTTGTCAATGTTTCAGCTACCGACCCTAAACTTCTCTCCGGAGCAAGTGGCGAGCGTCTGCGAGACGCTGGAGGAGACCGGGGACATCGAGCGGCTGGGTCGCTTCCTATGGTCGCTTCCAGTGGCACCGGGTGCTTGCGAGGCGATCAACAAGCATGAATCCATCCTACGTGCCCGGGCTGTTGTTGCCTTTCACACAGGCAATTTTCGCGATCTCTATCACATTCTGGAGAACCACAAGTTTACCAAGGACTCGCATGGTAAACTACAAGCGATGTGGCTCGAGGCTCACTATCAGGAGGCCGAGAAATTACGCGGGCGTCCCCTAGGACCGGTTGATAAGTACAGGGTGCGAAAGAAGTTTCCCCTGCCTAGAACCATCTGGGACGGCGAGCAGAAGACGCATTGTTTCAAAGAGCGGACGCGGAGTCTGTTACGGGAGTGGTACCTTCAGGACCCCTACCCAAACCCCAGCAAGAAAAGGGAACTGGCTCAAGCCACTGGACTCACTCCTACACAGGTCGGAAATTGGTTTAAAAACCGGAGACAACGAGACAGGGCAGCGGCAGCAAAAAACAG GCTCCAGCATCAAGCAATAGGGCAGAATGGCATGCGGTCCCTTTCAGAATCCGGCTGCACCCCACGCAGTTCGGCGGAGTCGCCATCGACTGCAGCTAGTCCAACCACCAGTGTCTCGAGTATGACAGAGCGAGTCGACACGGGCACGTCGATTCTTTCAGTAACGTCAAGTGACTCGGAATGCGACGTATGA